AATCTCAAAAATGGatgaaaagtaaattaaaaaaagtcagAAGTAAAAATACATCATTACGAAATTTAAGAATCAAATcgtcacaattttttttttcaaattttcaaattaaaaaatgagttataattaatttatgacaTCATGATTATGTCATTAATATATGTAAAAAGGAATATTTGAGTCCTAGTTTTACCTAATTTTGTTGAGTTTGAAAGTCTATTTGTTATAATAAATGAAGCTCACAATTAATTATAAGCTTAAATTCTcattaataattcattttatgtccggttattaaatttttaattttgtttctaataaaTTGTTGACATATtcgacatttaaaaaaaaaattaatggatatttatacataaatcaattaattttaaaaacccattaaaaaatagaaattatttattagatataaaattgaatttttaatattttattaaatttatttttttaacgttGAGAGaggagtaaaaaaaataataaaataataacggTGGTGTGCGCAGATAGAAGAGAGCACATAAAAAAGCGTTTTTTTGAAATGTGAAGTGGCCGTTTGAGAccttttttttgaaatttgtttaacTTCGAAGAACCGTAGCGACACGAAGGCACGGGAAGAGGGCTTCCTTCAATGCAATAAAAACAAGCAACCAAACCCATCTCTCACATTTTCAAAACCCCCCACCCAAATCGGCGAACGAGGGAGAGAATGACCGGCATTGTTATGGTCACTAGGGGCGGCGGCTGCGGCGGAGGCAGCAAAATGGTCAAAGGAGGAGCCAAGGGCTCCTCCGTCAGTGATGACCAAAATCAGCTCTCTTTGGTCGATGTTTTGCTCACGGCGTTGAGGAAATCGATGGTTTATTGCCGTGTTGATCGACGGGAGGAGCTTATCTCCACTGTCCATCAGATGGAAATTGGATGGCCGACAAATGTTCGACATATTGCCCATGTCACTTTCGACCGCTTCAATGGTTTTTTGGGGCTTCCTGTCGAGTTTGAGGTTGAGATTCCCAGCTCTGTTCCTAGTGCCAGGTGAGgaatttcctctgttttttggTTGTTTGGTTCTCAACTTAGCTCTTTTGAGTTCATTTCTTTGTTGGGTTTCTTGTTTTATGTCCTCAATCTTGAGATTTTTACTTTGTTATGAGCTTATTTGCTTCTAAGGAGCTGAATCTTAGCCTTTTTAGTTCAAATGTTTTGTTGGGTCGTCATTTTTTGGGCTCAACTTGGAGCATTTTGGTTGGAAATTAGCCATTTTTGCCTTTGTTAGGGGAGTTCATGTGCTAAAAAAGACTTAAATCTTTGCTTATTCACTTCAAATGTTGGCTAATTTGAGCCTTTTTCTTGGCTTTTCAGTTTTAGAGTCTCTTAGTCCAAGTTTTTAGCCATTTTTTTGGAGATGAATGGGTGGATTATAGCATGAAATAGTTCACATGCTCCCgggttggttggggaggagaaagaaacaccCTTTCCatggaaatctttccctaggagagacgcgttttaaaaactttaagagtaagcccgaaaaggaaagtccaaagaggacaatatctgctagcgatggacttgggTCGTTAGATATAAAACAGCGATGTTCTTCGACTCAATTAAGACAACTTCCTGGGATTTAGAATGAACATTGAATAATGTCACGGACTATGACAATACTGTGTCTGGGAGCTGTTCTTGCGGTGTGAGGGAGGAGCCTTTTGGTGATTAGTGGGGTCCCGACATCCCGACATCATTTAGTTTTCTCTGTTCTTAATGTTCAGCTGAATTATGAGCATATCTTAACTTTGCAGTGCCAGTGTGTTTGGGGTCTCTGCTGAATCAATGCAATGTTCTACTGATTCAAGAGGAAATAGTGTACCAAAAATACTCTTGCTAATGCAGGATCGCTTGTACCGTCAAGGAGGCCTTAAGGTATCGAATTGTCGTGTGTCGTGTCGTTAATGGCGCGTTGCTAGCTATGTATATGATTTGTATGTTCATGTGTTTGCTGCAGGCTGAAGGGATTTTTCGGATAAACCCCGAAAACAGCCAAGAGGAGCAAGTAAGGGACAAGTTGAATAGAGGGATTATACCTCAAAACATTGATGTTCACTGCTTGGCTGGCCTGATCAAAGCGTGGTTTCGAGAGCTTCCGTCCGGAGTGCTCGATGGACTCTCTCCTGAGGAAGTTCTGCAATGTAACACTGAAGAGGAGTCGGTCGAGCTCGTTAAGAAGTTAAAGCCAACCGAGGCTGCGTTGTTGAGTTGGGCTGTGGATCTTATGGCTGATGTTGTTGAGGAAGAAGATTGTAACAAAATGAATGCAAGGAATATTGCTATGGTTTTTGCTCCGAACATGACTCAGGTATAAACCGAGACGGCGCGTAATAGAAGCATAATATACGACTTTCATTTTGTCACTTGTATGATGTTGTGTTTTTTGTTGGATAGATGTCTGATCCATTGACGGCTCTAATGCATGCTGTTCAAGTGATGAACTTACTCAAAACACTGATTATGAAAACGTTACGGGAGCGGGAAGAGGCTGTGTCGGATGGATATTCGCCTATGTCGTCTCGTTCTTCTGATCGGCAAATGGATGAAGATTTCAATAGTCAGGAAGATATGGATACCGGAGACGAATCGGGAGGGCCGAACTCCGACGTTGAGAATGATGTCAATGAAGATGGAGATGAAGATGAGGGATCATTAAGTGAGATTGAGGACTGCTTCTTGAGGAAATTGGATGATACCAAAAGCGAAACTCGAAGATCTTCAGCAAGACGAGAAGGCGATTTAGACGTAGATTTGAGTCCAAGAAGCTGCTCGGGATTGAACGTCGAGTCGAGTATCTCGTTCACTGATAGTAAAAACGAAAACTCGTGCCTTAGTAGTACAAGTGATGGAGAAGATTCCACGACGAGTTTGCACGAAGAGGAGGGACAAAGCATTCACAAAGAACTCGTCCCCATAGCATGTAAAaacttcattgatattcatatgGATGACAAGATGAGGGAACCCGCTTCGTTGACGTCCATGGTTATTGCTTCTAACGACTCGGTGTAACAGCTCTCatcgacgacgacgacgatgatAGTACTTCGAGATATGCTTTCTTTGCAGTAGTTCAAAGTGATGCTTGCTTTTTTTTGTATCATAGCACGACGTTTAGCGAGAGGCTTTGACCGGAAAAAAAATTCGAAAGGATTGCTTGTTTGTGTGTTTTTGTGATTCCTAAAGTTTAGCTTCGAGCTGAACACgtttaatttgtttcttttgtaatcGAAACGAACTTAACCTTGGAAATTCTCTAGTTGATTGAACTGTGTTATTGCTTAATGGATGAATTTGCAGTTTTTCATCGGGTTACCAAAATCCGTCTTTGATATGAATAGgaagatattgtccgattTGGCTCATTATAtattgttgtcagcctcatggctttaaaacgcatctattacgAAGAGGTCCTTACCCTTggaaggaatgcttcgttcccctctccaaccgatgtaggatctcacaatctacccccttgggggctcaGCGTCATCGCTAGCACACTGTTTAGTGCCTGTccttgataccatttgtaacatcccaagcccaatgctagtagatattgtccgttttaacctgttacgtatcgctgttaacctattagttttaaaacacgtctgttataaagaggtttccatacctttaGAAGGAAtgtgtttcgttcccttctccaaccgacatgggatctcacagtccaccttCCCTTAGAGACTCAGCGTCTTCACTAGTACACTGCTCGTTGTTCGGTTCTAATACTacttgtaatagcccaagcccaccactagcaaatattgtctactttgacccattacatgtcccatcagcctcacagttttaaaacacgactactagggagaagtttccacaacACTCTTAGgaattataaggaatgttttgttccccttccaacccatgtgggatctcacaaggccaaagcggacatatctactagctgtggGGTTAGGCGGTTACAAGCTCGAGTCCAATTAGCTATTTGGTAAGACGAGCATAATGAAGACGATGATTAACCACATTAGAACGGAGACATCGCCACGATTC
The sequence above is a segment of the Cucurbita pepo subsp. pepo cultivar mu-cu-16 unplaced genomic scaffold, ASM280686v2 Cp4.1_scaffold001003, whole genome shotgun sequence genome. Coding sequences within it:
- the LOC111786089 gene encoding rho GTPase-activating protein 2-like encodes the protein MTGIVMVTRGGGCGGGSKMVKGGAKGSSVSDDQNQLSLVDVLLTALRKSMVYCRVDRREELISTVHQMEIGWPTNVRHIAHVTFDRFNGFLGLPVEFEVEIPSSVPSASASVFGVSAESMQCSTDSRGNSVPKILLLMQDRLYRQGGLKAEGIFRINPENSQEEQVRDKLNRGIIPQNIDVHCLAGLIKAWFRELPSGVLDGLSPEEVLQCNTEEESVELVKKLKPTEAALLSWAVDLMADVVEEEDCNKMNARNIAMVFAPNMTQMSDPLTALMHAVQVMNLLKTLIMKTLREREEAVSDGYSPMSSRSSDRQMDEDFNSQEDMDTGDESGGPNSDVENDVNEDGDEDEGSLSEIEDCFLRKLDDTKSETRRSSARREGDLDVDLSPRSCSGLNVESSISFTDSKNENSCLSSTSDGEDSTTSLHEEEGQSIHKELVPIACKNFIDIHMDDKMREPASLTSMVIASNDSV